In one Sphingobacterium daejeonense genomic region, the following are encoded:
- a CDS encoding TlpA family protein disulfide reductase: protein MTDPNIYRLGSITRSKQTINLEFWFPKALLILLSGVILLFHILFSCPVKAQVSSIEPASTDVKYLPILRVGEKVPPEFWEIKHLLFENGQTREITLKEFKGKLLILDFWSTTCSICLKHQKEISHFKEKYKDRLAVVMVNPLKSYDNLSILQEKIEEPFFKSFGITKSNFTSIVEDEYLQSLFPSKGYPQYVWINSAGYVQLITFRNLLDRNYSSPYID from the coding sequence ATGACAGATCCAAATATATATAGATTAGGTTCCATAACCCGATCTAAACAAACTATTAATCTCGAATTTTGGTTTCCCAAAGCCCTGTTAATTCTATTAAGTGGGGTAATACTATTGTTTCATATATTGTTTAGTTGTCCGGTCAAGGCGCAGGTGTCTTCTATAGAGCCTGCGTCTACGGATGTAAAGTATTTGCCAATCTTGAGAGTCGGAGAGAAGGTTCCTCCAGAATTCTGGGAAATAAAGCACCTGCTATTCGAGAATGGACAAACGCGAGAAATTACCTTAAAAGAGTTCAAAGGGAAGCTGTTGATCCTTGACTTTTGGTCCACAACATGCAGCATCTGCCTGAAACACCAAAAGGAGATTTCCCACTTTAAGGAAAAGTACAAAGACCGGTTGGCCGTTGTTATGGTCAACCCATTAAAAAGCTACGATAACCTTTCCATCCTTCAAGAGAAGATTGAAGAGCCTTTTTTTAAGTCTTTCGGAATCACCAAGTCCAATTTTACAAGCATCGTTGAAGATGAATATCTTCAATCGCTGTTTCCATCAAAGGGCTATCCTCAATATGTATGGATCAATTCGGCTGGATATGTACAATTGATCACCTTCAGGAACCTGCTGGACCGGAATTATTCTTCACCCTATATCGACTGA